The following coding sequences are from one Ooceraea biroi isolate clonal line C1 chromosome 5, Obir_v5.4, whole genome shotgun sequence window:
- the LOC113562019 gene encoding sperm-tail PG-rich repeat-containing protein 2-like gives MAFDRRKRFEKLTTSTPARVGPGTYDISDLSKPLRDPENAYPFLNGASRQTLSIPKDSHKFPGPGSYNIEALRKRIPERAGGISIDYTDVRFKESIDKGSDPAKYTLPDDLFKETPRRIRSHPGTWRGPAGKLWLIRPPRPIMQTGLSVFPSSTRDFGGYGYDERGVLAKNPVIEQEPSDFYDVPRGETNFATLKYKGNFWSRMKGRDDERTSATPGPGCYEHETKKSPAQIHDERIREAKRAAAKQPRFLEALCRQKLRQNFPAPNYYDPRKSVFDKHKRISCKCDSYAAEPPPFNQTAKRFEVKVWSDTPGPDAYDVAIRQICYGSILNAPFGACSARFKKPVRMADTPDPGDYHTDIGNLAFESAKRFKGKHKKMTDYLKFYVTSTSMSDITSFSEEYALTDERKITDEGKCAVYHAVFKSRVERFAKIRKDDDGPYPGAYEALSAFKANRDRCDFLCRRLAPPFGSRASRFPTIPKSLDFHVPGTKRGPSHYDLRGDISKNVKYGVICYAPRERNKEIKGPGPSHYRIHPYIASSVLKKSFNITLDKSEIVKPSCKIQKSSCHRRSKKTSRYFVVPRRTYQHCVSKSLLIN, from the exons ATGGCGTTCGATAGAAGAAAAAGGTTTGAAAAACTGACCACGTCAACTCCCGCCCGTGTGGGGCCGGGTACTTACGACATATCGGACCTATCAAAGCCGCTTCGAGATCCGG AAAACGCTTATCCATTTTTGAACGGTGCCAGCAGGCAGACACTCAGCATACCAAAAGACTCGCATAAGTTTCCAGGCCCGGGCTCTTACAATATAGAGGCACTGCGGAAACGTATACCAGAACGTGCA GGCGGCATTAGCATCGATTATACCGACGTTAGATTCAAAGAAAGCATAGACAAAGGATCAGATCCAGCAAAGTATACCTTGCCGGATGATTTGTTCAAGGAAACGCCGCGGAGAATAAGATCCCATCCGGGCACTTGGCGAGGTCCTGCGGGCAAA TTATGGTTGATTCGTCCACCGCGGCCAATCATGCAAACGGGCCTCTCTGTGTTTCCCAGCTCGACACGAGACTTCGGCGGATACGGATACGATGAACGTGGCGTACTTGCGAAAAATCCGGTCATCGAGCAGGAGCCGAGCGATTTTTACGACGTTCCCCGAGGG GAGACAAACTTTGCTACTCTGAAGTACAAAGGAAACTTTTGGAGCAGAATGAAGGGTAGAGATGACGAACGGACTTCCGCGACTCCGGGTCCCGGGTGTTACGAGCACGAGACAAAGAAAAGTCCCGCCCAAATCCACGACGAGAGAATCAGAGAAGCGAAAAGGGCTGCCGCTAAGCAGCCGCGTTTCTTGGAGGCTTTGTGCCGGCAAAAATTGCGCCAA AATTTTCCGGCTCCCAATTATTACGATCCACGGAAAAGCGTGTTCGATAAGCACAAACGGATCTCGTGCAAGTGTGATTCTTATGCGGCAGAGCCGCCTCCCTTTAATCAGACTGCCAAG AGATTCGAAGTAAAAGTTTGGTCAGATACACCTGGACCTGACGCATACGATGTCGCGATTCGACAAATTTGTTACGGTTCCATTCTTAATGCACCTTTCGGTGCTTGCAGTGCCCGTTTTAAAAAACCCGTCCGCATGGCGGATACACCAG acCCTGGGGATTATCACACAGATATCGGAAATTTGGCCTTTGAATCCGCCAAGCGTTTTAAAGGCAAACATAAGAAGATGACTGATTACTTAAAGTTTTACGTAACGTCAACATCAATGAGTGACATCACAAGTTTCAGTGAGGAATATGCATTAACTGATGAACGTAAGATAACGGATGAGGGAAAATGTGCGGTATATCATGCAGTGTTTAAATCAAGAGTAGAGAGATTTGCCAAAATCCGCAAAGAC GATGATGGACCGTATCCGGGTGCTTACGAAGCTTTATCAGCTTTCAAGGCTAATCGTGATAGATGCGATTTCCTTTGCCGACGATTAGCTCCACCCTTCGGTTCACGCGCCAGTCGCTTTCCGACGATACCGAAAAGCCTTGATTTCCATGTACCAGGTACAAAGCGAG GTCCGTCACACTACGATCTCAGAGGAGATATATCAAAGAACGTGAAGTACGGCGTGATATGCTACGCTCCTCGTGAACGAAACAAGGAAATCAAAGGACCAGGACCATCGCACTATCGc ATACATCCGTATATCGCATCATCGGTCCTGAAGAAGTCGTTTAACATCACTCTCGATAAATCGGAAATCGTAAAACCTAGCTGTAAAATTCAGAAGTCGTCGTGCCATCGACGATCGAAGAAAACTTCTCGTTACTTCGTTGTGCCTCGAAGAACGTATCAGCATTGTGTTTCCAAATCGTTATTGATCAActga